One Glycocaulis abyssi DNA window includes the following coding sequences:
- the bfr gene encoding bacterioferritin yields the protein MKGDSGVIEHLNKALKLELTTVNQYFLHARMFKNWGFNKIAKIEYEESIDEMKHADMLIDRILFLEGLPNVQDLGKVMIGETLKECLELDLKAELKAHPVYKDAIAYCEEVRDYGSRDLLEVILKSEEEHIDFLETQLELIGRIGEDRYMQSMMGDQE from the coding sequence ATGAAAGGCGATAGCGGCGTTATCGAGCATCTCAACAAGGCGCTCAAACTGGAGCTGACCACGGTCAACCAGTATTTCCTGCATGCCCGCATGTTCAAGAACTGGGGCTTCAACAAAATCGCGAAAATCGAGTACGAGGAATCCATCGACGAGATGAAGCATGCCGATATGCTCATCGACCGTATCCTCTTCCTCGAGGGCCTGCCCAATGTGCAGGATCTGGGCAAGGTGATGATCGGCGAGACGCTCAAAGAATGTCTGGAGCTCGATCTCAAGGCCGAGCTGAAAGCCCACCCGGTCTACAAGGACGCCATCGCCTATTGCGAGGAAGTGCGTGACTATGGCTCACGCGATCTGCTGGAAGTGATCCTGAAATCGGAAGAAGAGCATATCGACTTCCTCGAAACCCAACTCGAACTCATCGGCCGCATCGGCGAGGACCGCTATATGCAGTCCATGATGGGCGATCAGGAGTAG
- a CDS encoding bacterioferritin-associated ferredoxin, with protein sequence MYVCICNALKCSQFREAAQGGAQDVTSAFKACGAKPRCGRCFEEAASLIEQSLAPMEPMPHAIAAE encoded by the coding sequence ATGTATGTGTGCATCTGTAACGCCCTGAAATGCTCGCAGTTCCGCGAGGCCGCGCAAGGCGGCGCGCAGGACGTGACGAGCGCGTTCAAGGCGTGCGGGGCCAAGCCGCGCTGCGGGCGCTGCTTTGAAGAAGCGGCGAGCCTGATCGAGCAATCGCTCGCGCCGATGGAGCCGATGCCGCACGCCATCGCCGCCGAATAG
- a CDS encoding NAD(P)-dependent oxidoreductase, whose translation MLRFTELDQSYPAKRPAAKRRGDFDEIYAPFNPKAGADQAARCSQCGVPFCQSGCPLHNDIPDWLMLAAEGRMEEAWERSSATSTMPEICGRICPQDRLCEGACVIEQSGHGAVTIGAVETHITETAWKEGWIQPIRVKRETGFSVGVVGAGPAGLAAAERLREQGHSVTIYDRHDRAGGLLVYGIPNFKLDKSVVERRTQRLEQSGVAFQLNTELGKDVSLDELRERHDAVFLAIGTYKARALTCPGSGSEGLIPALDYLIASNRRGFGETIADEARLQAKGRKVVVIGGGDTAMDCVRTAIRQGAASVTCLYRRDRENMPGSLREVTHAEEEGVVFEWLSAPLALKGDATKLSGVRVQRMGLGAPDADGRRQPVALEGTETEMDGDLVIAALGYEAEDMDTACGGGGPVLTPRGTVRVTERCRTSIPGVYAGGDIVRGASLVVWAIKDGQDAATTIHTDLMARVAEGQTRELEPAE comes from the coding sequence ATGCTCCGTTTCACAGAGCTGGACCAGAGCTACCCTGCCAAGCGCCCCGCCGCCAAGCGCCGCGGCGATTTCGACGAGATTTACGCGCCCTTCAACCCGAAGGCCGGGGCCGATCAGGCGGCGCGCTGCTCACAGTGCGGCGTACCCTTCTGCCAGTCGGGCTGCCCCTTGCATAACGATATTCCAGACTGGCTGATGCTGGCGGCGGAAGGGCGCATGGAAGAGGCGTGGGAGCGCTCCAGCGCCACCTCCACCATGCCGGAAATCTGTGGCCGCATCTGCCCGCAGGACCGCCTGTGCGAAGGCGCGTGCGTGATCGAGCAGTCCGGCCATGGCGCGGTCACCATTGGCGCGGTCGAAACCCACATCACCGAGACGGCCTGGAAAGAGGGCTGGATACAACCCATCCGGGTGAAGCGCGAAACCGGCTTCTCTGTAGGAGTGGTGGGTGCTGGCCCGGCGGGCCTTGCCGCAGCAGAGCGTCTGCGTGAGCAGGGCCATTCCGTCACCATCTATGACCGCCATGACCGCGCGGGCGGGCTGCTGGTCTATGGCATTCCCAATTTCAAGCTGGACAAATCGGTCGTGGAACGGCGCACGCAGCGCCTCGAACAGAGCGGCGTGGCGTTTCAGCTCAATACCGAGCTTGGCAAAGATGTGAGCCTTGATGAGCTGCGCGAGCGCCATGACGCGGTGTTCCTCGCCATCGGCACCTACAAGGCGCGCGCGCTCACCTGCCCCGGCTCTGGCAGTGAGGGCCTGATCCCGGCGCTGGACTATCTCATCGCCTCCAACCGGCGCGGATTTGGCGAGACGATTGCCGATGAAGCCCGCCTGCAGGCCAAAGGCCGCAAGGTGGTCGTCATTGGCGGCGGCGATACGGCGATGGACTGTGTGCGCACGGCCATCCGTCAGGGCGCGGCGAGTGTCACCTGCCTCTACCGGCGCGACCGGGAGAACATGCCCGGCTCCTTGCGCGAAGTGACCCATGCCGAGGAAGAGGGCGTGGTCTTTGAATGGCTTTCCGCGCCGCTGGCGCTCAAAGGCGATGCCACCAAGCTGTCCGGCGTGCGTGTGCAGCGCATGGGGCTCGGCGCACCTGACGCGGATGGCCGCCGCCAGCCGGTCGCGCTGGAAGGCACCGAAACCGAAATGGACGGCGATCTGGTCATCGCGGCGCTGGGTTATGAGGCCGAAGACATGGATACGGCCTGCGGCGGGGGTGGCCCTGTGCTGACCCCGCGCGGCACCGTGCGCGTGACGGAGCGCTGCCGCACCAGCATACCCGGCGTCTATGCCGGCGGCGACATTGTGCGCGGCGCGTCTCTGGTGGTCTGGGCCATAAAGGATGGCCAGGACGCCGCCACCACCATCCACACCGATCTGATGGCGCGCGTTGCCGAAGGGCAGACGCGCGAGCTGGAGCCTGCCGAATGA
- the gltB gene encoding glutamate synthase large subunit, whose translation MNEITQYLQGRQRLIEAGSYDPASERDACGVGLIAAIDGQPRREVVELAIKSLKAVWHRGAVDADGKTGDGAGVRVGVPQDFFKEQVARTGHVPGEGPVAVGMIFLPRTDFAAQERGRTIVETEILRAGFRLYGWRQTPVDPSCLGEKANATRPAIEQILFDDPRGKKAHILDRQLYIVRRRIEKRAREENLPGFYIASLSTRDIIYKGMFLAEAIDRFYPDLKDERFVSSFAIFHQRYSTNTFPEWRLAQPFRMLAHNGEINTLKGNVNWMKSHEILMASKAFADAEDVVKPVIQAGSSDSAALDQVFEVLVRAGRTAPMAKALLIPEAWSKKADIMPARWRGLYEHCNSVMEPWDGPAALAACDGRWAVAGLDRNGLRPLRWLRTHDDLLVVGSETGMTPLPQSRVARRGSIEPGRMVAVDLDAGRFYDANEILDHLAAKHPYDEWLSNIRDIEAEVGPGPEPVLWDEAMRARRQAAAGLTLEDIEIILAPMAEDGKEAIGSMGDDSPLAVLSTRYRPVYHYFRQNFSQVTNPPIDPLREGRVMSLKTRFKNLGNILASDETQTDVFVLDSPILTNGMYQRLRGVLGEGVAEIDCTFALEDASGDGTGLRDALDRIRADAAAAVRDGKAQHLILTDEALGPERCAVPMALAVGAAHTHLTREGLRTHVSLNVRAADAMDAHACAVLIGLGATTVNPYVAFETVVTRTLRGLGQLTPEKRAFQMKKALDAGLMKILSKMGIAVISSYRGGCNFEVLGLSRAVASEYLGGVTSRISGVGLSGLEQKLAELHRWAWGQEGAVRLPVGGFYRQRSSGEVHAVEAESVTALQKAVRNEDYAAFRQFVELQAAKPPIQLRDLLDMRALGPAIDISACESVNEIRQRFVTPGMSLGALSPEAHGALNVAMNRIGAKSVSGEGGEDPARYKPLPNGDNMNSAVKQIASGRFGVTAQYLNECREIEIKVAQGAKPGEGGQLPGFKVTEFIAKMRHAVPGTTLISPPPHHDIYSIEDLAQLIYDLKQINPDARVAVKLVSAAGVGAVAAGVAKAHADVILISGNVGGTGASPQTSIKFAGAPLELGLSEAHQVLSLNGLRERVTLRADGGIRTGRDVVIAAMLGAEEFGIGTTSLVALGCLMVRQCHSNTCPVGVCTQDDELRKRFTGLADHVVNLMTFIARDAREILARLGANSIEDVIGRADLLDQVSRGAEHLDDLDLNPLLVRVDPHARPPRSTRTQRNAVAPSLDEQILKDASAVFSRGEKMQLVYDVRNTDRAVGTRVSSAIVRKFGPDGLSDGQLTLHLNGSAGQSLGAFAAKGLRIELEGDANDYVGKGLSGAVIAIRPFGGCTREAPGDAIIGNTVLYGASSGALYAAGGAGQRFAVRNSGATVVVEGCGANGCEYMTGGTAVILGKVGDNFAAGMTGGEAFVLDEDDRLEPRLNAETVFVSDLDGEAEARCRALIEAHVAATGSRHGAAILADWERRKRAIRHVRPFEAGYVESGGVAKAKA comes from the coding sequence ATGAACGAGATCACGCAATACCTGCAAGGCCGCCAGCGCCTGATCGAGGCGGGCAGCTACGACCCGGCCTCCGAGCGCGATGCGTGCGGCGTGGGCCTTATCGCCGCCATTGACGGCCAGCCGCGCCGCGAAGTGGTGGAGCTGGCGATCAAATCGCTCAAAGCCGTCTGGCACCGCGGCGCGGTTGATGCCGATGGCAAGACGGGCGACGGGGCGGGCGTGCGTGTCGGCGTGCCGCAGGACTTCTTCAAGGAGCAGGTGGCGCGCACCGGCCATGTACCCGGCGAAGGCCCGGTCGCCGTGGGCATGATCTTCCTGCCGCGCACCGACTTTGCCGCGCAGGAGCGCGGGCGCACCATTGTCGAAACTGAAATCCTGCGCGCAGGCTTCCGCCTCTATGGCTGGCGCCAGACCCCGGTTGATCCGTCCTGCCTGGGTGAAAAAGCCAATGCCACCCGGCCCGCCATCGAACAGATCCTGTTTGACGATCCGCGCGGCAAGAAAGCCCATATCCTCGACCGTCAGCTCTATATCGTGCGCCGGCGCATCGAAAAGCGCGCGCGCGAGGAGAATTTGCCGGGCTTCTATATCGCCTCGCTCTCCACGCGCGACATCATCTACAAGGGCATGTTCCTGGCCGAAGCCATTGACCGCTTCTACCCGGACCTGAAAGACGAGCGCTTCGTCTCGTCCTTTGCGATCTTCCACCAGCGCTATTCGACCAACACCTTCCCCGAATGGCGGCTCGCCCAGCCTTTCCGCATGCTCGCCCATAATGGGGAGATCAACACGCTCAAGGGCAATGTGAACTGGATGAAGAGCCATGAGATTCTCATGGCGTCCAAAGCCTTTGCCGACGCCGAAGATGTGGTCAAACCCGTCATCCAGGCGGGCTCATCGGACTCAGCCGCCCTCGACCAGGTGTTCGAAGTATTGGTCCGCGCGGGCCGCACCGCGCCCATGGCCAAGGCCCTCCTCATCCCTGAAGCCTGGTCGAAAAAGGCTGACATCATGCCGGCGCGCTGGCGCGGGCTTTATGAACACTGCAACTCTGTGATGGAGCCGTGGGACGGTCCCGCGGCGCTGGCCGCCTGTGACGGGCGCTGGGCGGTGGCGGGGCTCGATCGTAATGGCCTGCGGCCCTTGCGCTGGCTGCGCACCCATGACGATCTGCTGGTGGTCGGGTCTGAAACCGGCATGACGCCTTTGCCCCAGTCACGCGTGGCACGGCGCGGCTCCATAGAGCCGGGACGCATGGTGGCGGTAGATCTCGATGCCGGGCGCTTCTATGACGCCAATGAGATACTCGACCATCTGGCCGCCAAGCACCCCTACGACGAATGGCTATCCAATATCCGCGACATTGAAGCGGAAGTTGGCCCCGGCCCGGAGCCGGTCTTGTGGGACGAGGCGATGCGCGCGCGCCGTCAGGCCGCAGCCGGGCTCACCCTGGAAGATATCGAGATCATCCTTGCGCCGATGGCCGAGGACGGCAAGGAAGCCATCGGCAGCATGGGCGATGACAGCCCGCTTGCCGTGCTCTCCACGCGCTACCGGCCCGTCTATCACTATTTCCGGCAGAACTTCTCGCAGGTGACCAACCCGCCCATCGACCCGCTGCGCGAAGGCCGGGTGATGAGCCTGAAAACGAGGTTCAAGAACCTCGGAAACATCCTCGCCAGCGACGAGACACAGACCGACGTGTTCGTGCTGGACAGCCCGATCCTCACCAATGGCATGTATCAGCGCCTGCGCGGCGTGCTGGGCGAGGGCGTGGCCGAAATCGATTGTACCTTCGCGCTTGAAGACGCATCCGGCGACGGCACAGGGCTGCGCGATGCGCTGGACCGTATCCGCGCCGATGCAGCCGCCGCAGTACGCGACGGCAAGGCACAGCACCTCATCCTCACCGATGAGGCTCTGGGGCCGGAGCGCTGCGCGGTGCCGATGGCGCTCGCGGTCGGGGCTGCCCACACGCATCTGACGCGCGAGGGGCTTCGCACCCATGTCTCGCTGAATGTACGCGCCGCCGATGCGATGGACGCCCATGCCTGCGCGGTGCTGATCGGCCTCGGCGCCACCACAGTGAACCCCTATGTCGCCTTTGAAACCGTGGTGACGCGCACCCTGCGCGGGCTGGGCCAGCTGACACCGGAAAAGCGCGCCTTCCAGATGAAGAAGGCGCTCGATGCCGGGCTGATGAAAATCCTCTCCAAGATGGGGATTGCGGTCATCTCATCCTATCGGGGCGGGTGCAATTTCGAGGTGCTCGGCCTCTCGCGCGCGGTGGCCTCGGAATATCTCGGCGGGGTGACGAGCCGCATTTCGGGCGTCGGCCTTTCCGGCCTTGAACAGAAGCTTGCCGAGCTGCACCGCTGGGCGTGGGGACAAGAAGGCGCGGTGCGCCTGCCCGTCGGCGGCTTCTACCGCCAGCGTAGCTCCGGCGAAGTGCATGCAGTGGAGGCCGAAAGCGTCACCGCCCTGCAGAAAGCCGTGCGCAATGAGGACTATGCCGCCTTCCGCCAGTTCGTGGAGCTGCAGGCGGCCAAGCCGCCCATCCAGCTGCGTGACCTGCTGGATATGCGTGCCTTGGGTCCGGCCATCGACATCTCGGCCTGCGAGAGCGTCAACGAGATACGCCAGCGCTTTGTCACGCCCGGCATGAGCCTTGGCGCCTTGTCGCCCGAAGCCCATGGCGCGCTGAACGTCGCCATGAACCGGATTGGTGCCAAATCCGTCTCCGGCGAGGGCGGGGAGGATCCCGCCCGTTACAAGCCTCTGCCCAATGGCGACAATATGAATTCCGCCGTGAAGCAGATCGCTTCGGGGCGGTTTGGCGTGACGGCCCAATACCTCAATGAATGCCGCGAGATAGAGATCAAGGTCGCGCAAGGGGCCAAACCCGGCGAGGGCGGCCAGCTGCCCGGCTTCAAGGTGACCGAGTTTATCGCGAAAATGCGCCATGCCGTACCCGGCACGACGCTGATCTCGCCCCCGCCGCATCACGATATCTATTCCATCGAGGATCTGGCCCAGCTCATCTATGACTTGAAGCAGATTAACCCCGATGCCCGCGTGGCGGTGAAGCTCGTCAGCGCGGCCGGTGTTGGCGCGGTGGCGGCTGGCGTCGCCAAGGCGCATGCCGACGTGATCCTGATTTCCGGCAATGTCGGCGGCACGGGCGCAAGCCCCCAGACCTCGATCAAGTTTGCCGGCGCGCCGCTGGAGCTCGGCCTGTCTGAAGCCCATCAGGTGCTCTCCCTCAACGGCCTGCGCGAGCGCGTCACCCTGCGCGCCGATGGCGGCATCCGCACGGGCCGCGATGTGGTGATCGCCGCCATGCTGGGCGCGGAAGAGTTCGGCATCGGCACGACCAGCCTGGTGGCGCTCGGCTGCCTGATGGTGCGCCAGTGCCACTCCAACACCTGCCCTGTCGGCGTGTGCACCCAGGACGATGAGCTGAGGAAGCGCTTTACCGGCCTCGCCGACCATGTCGTCAATCTGATGACGTTCATTGCCCGCGATGCGCGCGAGATTCTCGCAAGGCTCGGCGCAAACTCCATTGAAGACGTGATCGGGCGCGCGGACCTGCTCGATCAGGTCAGCCGGGGTGCGGAACATCTCGACGATCTTGACCTTAATCCGCTGCTGGTGCGGGTCGATCCCCATGCCCGCCCGCCGCGCTCCACGCGCACCCAGCGCAATGCGGTCGCGCCGAGCCTCGATGAGCAGATCCTCAAGGACGCCAGCGCCGTCTTCTCACGCGGTGAGAAGATGCAGCTAGTCTATGACGTGCGGAACACTGACCGCGCGGTCGGCACGCGCGTCTCTTCGGCCATCGTGCGCAAGTTCGGCCCCGATGGGCTGAGCGATGGTCAGCTCACGCTTCATCTGAACGGCTCTGCCGGTCAGTCGCTCGGCGCCTTTGCCGCCAAGGGTCTGCGTATCGAGCTGGAAGGCGATGCCAATGACTATGTCGGCAAGGGCCTGTCCGGTGCCGTTATCGCCATCCGGCCCTTTGGTGGCTGTACGCGCGAGGCACCGGGCGACGCGATCATCGGCAATACCGTGCTCTACGGGGCAAGCTCCGGCGCGCTTTATGCCGCGGGCGGGGCCGGCCAGCGCTTTGCGGTGAGAAATTCCGGGGCCACGGTCGTGGTCGAGGGCTGCGGGGCCAATGGCTGCGAATACATGACCGGCGGCACGGCTGTGATCCTCGGCAAGGTGGGCGATAATTTCGCCGCCGGCATGACCGGCGGGGAAGCCTTCGTGCTGGATGAGGATGACCGGCTGGAGCCGCGCCTGAATGCGGAAACCGTCTTCGTCAGCGATCTCGACGGCGAGGCGGAGGCGCGCTGCCGGGCGCTGATCGAGGCCCATGTCGCCGCCACCGGCTCACGCCACGGCGCGGCGATACTGGCCGACTGGGAACGGCGCAAGCGCGCCATCCGCCATGTCCGCCCCTTCGAGGCAGGCTATGTGGAGAGCGGCGGGGTGGCGAAAGCGAAGGCTTGA
- a CDS encoding HigA family addiction module antitoxin: MTSLANGVLPFLDIHPGEVLKEDFMVPLGLSASALAVRLHTTPANVSRIVNGKQAVSAEMACRLARALGTTPAFWLNLQAQYDIAVLGDRLSQIEREVEPL; this comes from the coding sequence ATGACCAGTTTGGCCAACGGCGTTCTGCCGTTTCTCGACATTCACCCCGGTGAAGTCCTGAAAGAGGACTTCATGGTGCCGCTGGGCCTGTCTGCGAGCGCGCTAGCCGTGCGGTTGCACACCACGCCCGCCAATGTTTCGCGGATCGTGAATGGCAAGCAGGCCGTATCAGCGGAAATGGCCTGCCGTCTGGCGCGTGCGCTCGGCACGACGCCAGCGTTCTGGCTTAACTTGCAGGCCCAGTACGACATTGCCGTACTGGGCGACCGCCTGTCGCAGATTGAGCGCGAGGTTGAGCCTCTCTAG
- a CDS encoding amidohydrolase family protein, whose amino-acid sequence MTHQLKIVNGLVYDGSGGEPIRADLVIDQGRISAVGTGLGEARETIDAAGCIVTPGFIDIHTHYDGQATWDDRMEPSINHGITTAIVGNCGVGFAPVRPSDHDRLVRLMEGVEDIPGTALHEGLKWNWESFPDYLNALDAMPRTIDIAAMITHDPLRVYVMDERASFDAQASDEDIARMRKLVREALEAGAIGFSTGRSDLHRTADGEWTPASEATANELTGIAEAFHGLTHGVLQAVSDFDLQRSEEAFPKEWEVVEKYVKAGGGRPASISLMQRDLAPNQWRDILKGVEKLNADGVDMRVQVAPRAIGVFLGLQCTFHPFMGHPAYKAIAHLPLEERVARMKDPAFKAQILSEKPDKVAVEGSSVPPIADVMLEAMEFVAEKLFMLSDDPDYEQSGEQSIAGRARARGVSVWEELYDTVIARDGKELIYLPIYNYTEMSYENVLTMMRHPQALIGLSDGGAHVGTVCDASFPSYLLKYWTQERTRGERIALPRAVQMLTSDLADFLGLNDRGRIRVGLKADLNVIDLDNLKLEAPHMVADLPAGGQRLLQGATGYRATIVAGEVVVRDGSVTDARPGRLIRAGQQMAMAAE is encoded by the coding sequence ATGACCCATCAGCTGAAAATCGTGAACGGCCTTGTCTATGACGGATCGGGCGGTGAGCCGATCCGCGCCGATCTCGTCATTGATCAGGGCCGTATCAGCGCGGTGGGAACGGGCCTTGGCGAGGCCCGCGAGACGATAGATGCGGCCGGGTGCATCGTGACGCCGGGCTTTATCGACATTCACACCCATTATGACGGGCAGGCGACCTGGGACGACCGTATGGAGCCGTCCATCAACCATGGCATCACGACGGCCATTGTCGGCAATTGCGGGGTAGGCTTCGCGCCCGTGCGCCCGTCCGACCATGACCGGCTGGTGCGCCTGATGGAGGGGGTGGAGGATATTCCCGGCACCGCGCTCCATGAGGGCCTGAAATGGAACTGGGAAAGCTTTCCTGATTATCTCAATGCGCTGGACGCCATGCCGCGCACCATCGATATCGCTGCCATGATTACCCACGATCCGCTACGCGTGTATGTGATGGACGAGCGCGCGAGTTTCGACGCGCAAGCCTCTGACGAGGACATTGCCAGAATGCGAAAGCTGGTGCGCGAAGCGCTGGAGGCAGGCGCTATCGGCTTTTCAACCGGCCGTTCTGATTTGCACCGCACGGCAGATGGTGAGTGGACGCCGGCCTCTGAAGCCACCGCAAACGAGCTGACCGGCATTGCCGAAGCCTTCCACGGCCTCACCCATGGCGTGCTGCAGGCGGTGTCTGACTTTGACCTGCAGCGCTCGGAGGAAGCTTTCCCGAAAGAGTGGGAGGTGGTGGAGAAATACGTGAAGGCTGGCGGCGGACGCCCGGCCTCCATCTCCCTCATGCAGCGCGACCTTGCCCCCAATCAGTGGCGCGACATTCTCAAGGGCGTTGAGAAGCTGAACGCGGATGGCGTCGATATGCGTGTGCAGGTCGCCCCGCGCGCCATTGGCGTGTTCCTGGGCCTGCAATGCACCTTCCACCCCTTCATGGGCCATCCCGCCTACAAGGCCATCGCCCATCTGCCGCTGGAGGAACGGGTCGCGCGCATGAAGGATCCGGCCTTCAAGGCCCAGATACTCTCTGAAAAGCCCGACAAGGTGGCAGTGGAGGGCTCCTCCGTGCCGCCGATCGCCGATGTGATGCTCGAAGCGATGGAGTTTGTCGCCGAGAAGCTCTTCATGCTGAGCGATGATCCCGATTACGAGCAGTCCGGCGAGCAATCGATTGCGGGCCGGGCGCGGGCGCGCGGGGTTTCGGTCTGGGAGGAGCTTTACGACACGGTCATCGCCCGTGATGGCAAGGAGCTGATCTACCTGCCGATCTATAACTATACCGAGATGAGCTATGAGAATGTGCTGACCATGATGCGCCACCCGCAGGCTCTGATTGGCTTGTCTGATGGCGGGGCGCATGTGGGCACGGTCTGCGATGCGAGCTTCCCGAGCTATCTATTGAAATACTGGACGCAGGAGCGCACCCGCGGCGAGCGCATCGCCCTGCCCCGCGCCGTGCAGATGCTCACGAGCGATCTTGCAGACTTCCTGGGCCTCAATGACCGGGGCCGGATCAGGGTGGGCCTGAAGGCCGATCTCAACGTCATCGACCTTGATAATCTCAAGCTGGAAGCTCCGCACATGGTCGCGGACCTGCCTGCGGGTGGTCAGCGCCTCCTGCAGGGCGCAACAGGCTATCGCGCCACCATAGTCGCTGGCGAGGTAGTGGTGCGCGATGGCAGTGTGACGGATGCCCGCCCCGGCCGCCTGATCCGCGCAGGGCAACAAATGGCGATGGCTGCGGAGTAG
- a CDS encoding bile acid:sodium symporter family protein, which translates to MTDPASLDAVQLSLGPVFQSVLPVSLAVIMFTVALSLRVDDFVQVIRAPVRFGGAALTQILLLPMATLALVMVLQPQPSIALGMIVVACCPGGNMSNFFTHLGRGDTALSVSLTATSSLLAALATPVSILFWSGLYGPTRELMDALDVDAVPFVLQTMVILAVPLAAGMYLASRHGELARRLRPFMSMLAMVILVLIILGSLAGNADLLLMGAIAILPTVIVHNAMALLLGYAAGWALRFDARGRRAMTIEVGIQNSGLGLVILLGALGGLGGAAAIIAVWGVWHLISGVGLAYGFRLTDHLRQKKLAGGTP; encoded by the coding sequence ATGACCGACCCTGCCAGCCTTGATGCGGTCCAGCTCAGCCTCGGCCCTGTCTTCCAGAGCGTTCTTCCCGTCAGTCTTGCCGTCATCATGTTTACGGTGGCGCTGTCGCTGCGGGTGGATGATTTCGTTCAGGTGATACGCGCGCCGGTGCGTTTTGGCGGGGCTGCCCTGACGCAGATCCTGCTGCTGCCGATGGCGACGCTGGCTCTGGTCATGGTGCTGCAGCCCCAGCCCTCGATAGCGCTCGGCATGATCGTGGTGGCGTGCTGCCCGGGCGGGAACATGTCGAACTTCTTTACCCATCTGGGGCGGGGCGACACCGCGCTTTCAGTGTCGCTGACGGCCACGTCGAGCCTTCTGGCGGCGCTCGCCACGCCGGTCTCGATCCTGTTCTGGAGCGGGCTATACGGCCCCACGCGCGAGTTGATGGACGCGCTGGATGTCGATGCCGTGCCGTTTGTCCTGCAGACCATGGTGATCCTTGCCGTGCCGCTGGCTGCGGGCATGTATCTGGCGTCCCGGCATGGGGAGCTGGCCCGGCGGCTGCGGCCTTTCATGTCGATGCTGGCCATGGTGATCCTGGTCCTGATCATATTGGGAAGCCTTGCGGGCAATGCCGATCTGTTGCTGATGGGGGCTATCGCCATCTTGCCGACCGTCATCGTGCACAACGCCATGGCGCTGTTGCTGGGCTATGCGGCCGGATGGGCGCTGCGCTTTGATGCGCGCGGGCGGCGCGCCATGACGATAGAGGTCGGTATCCAGAATTCGGGGCTTGGCCTTGTCATTCTGCTGGGTGCGCTTGGCGGGCTGGGCGGCGCCGCGGCGATCATTGCCGTCTGGGGTGTGTGGCATCTGATTTCGGGCGTGGGGCTTGCCTATGGCTTCCGTCTGACCGACCATTTGCGGCAGAAAAAGCTCGCCGGAGGAACCCCATGA